One segment of Falco rusticolus isolate bFalRus1 chromosome 3, bFalRus1.pri, whole genome shotgun sequence DNA contains the following:
- the TSHZ1 gene encoding teashirt homolog 1: MPRRKQQAPRRSAAYVPEEELKAAEIDEDSVEDDGLSLDIQENEYLCNEEAEIKEAQSYQNSPVSTATNQDAGYGSPFSENSDQLAHFKSTSSKEEKEDPQCTDNVSYPQDSLAQIKAVYANLLSETCWSSLALDLKKSNPTTSNNGISQNENTTSTDTNANSQSTSTTSTNTSTSTTTSSTSNSNSGGSGYDWHQAALAKTLQQTSSYGLLPEPSLFSTVQLYRQNNKLYGSVFTGASKFRCKDCSAAYDTLVELTVHMNETGHYRDDNRDKEADKTKRWSKPRKRSLMEMEGKEDAQKVLKCMYCGHSFESLQDLSVHMIKTKHYQKVPLKEPVPAITKLVPSTKKRALQDLASPCSPEPTGIAAEASLGESAKDQKTANPYVTPNNRYGYQNGASYTWQFEARKAQILKCMECGSSHDTLQQLTAHMMVTGHFLKVTNSASKKGKQLVLDPVVEEKIQSIPLPPTTHTRLPASNIKKQPDSPVGSTNSEEKKDLEKEKVVVVSETEKKIKEENEDSAEKFEPTTLYQYLREEDLDDSPKGGIDILKSLENTVTTAISKAQNGAPSWGGYPSIHAAYQLPGTVKPLQPAVQSVQMQPSYASSVKSLSSEHNALIHSPGNLTPPPHKSNVSAMEELVEKVTGKINVKKEEKPLEKEKSSPVKPMSPAAKENKDFPKPEEINNKQQQKKSSETEVQKVKKDSPAEAHTPNGTEPLKTKVANGCNNLGIITDHSPEPSFINPLSALQSIMNTHLGKISKPVSPSLDPLAMLYKISNSMLDKPIYPTTPVKQADAIDRYYYENSDQPIDLTKSKNKPLVSGVADSASSPLRESALLDISDMVKNLTGRLTPKSSTPSTVSEKSDADGSSFEEALDELSPVHKRKGRQSNWNPQHLLILQAQFASSLRETPEGKYIMSDLGPQERVHISKFTGLSMTTISHWLANVKYQLRRTGGTKFLKNLDTGHPVFFCNDCASQFRTASTYISHLETHLGFSLKDLSKLPLNQIQEQQNVTKVLANKTLGSLGIAEEDLGSTFQCKLCNRTFASKHAVKLHLSKTHGKSPEDHLIYVTELEKQ, translated from the coding sequence CATATGTTCCTGAGGAGGAattgaaagcagcagaaatagaTGAAGACAGTGTGGAAGATGATGGGCTGTCTCTGGACATCCAGGAGAATGAGTATTTGTGCAATGAAGAAGCGGAGATCAAAGAGGCTCAAAGCTACCAGAACTCCCCAGTCAGCACTGCAACTAATCAGGATGCAGGCTATGGTTCGCCGTTTAGTGAAAACAGCGATCAGCTGGCCCATTTCAAAAGCACTTCCtctaaagaagagaaagaggatcCTCAGTGCACAGACAATGTTTCCTATCCACAGGACAGCTTGGCACAAATAAAAGCTGTGTATGCAAATTTGCTTTCAGAGACTTGCTGGTCCAGTTTAGCTTTGGACTTAAAGAAATCCAATCCAACTACCAGCAACAACGGAATAAGCCAGAACGAAAACACCACCAGTACCGACACCAATGCCAATTCCCAGAGTACTAGTACTACCAGTACCAACACCAGTACCAGTACAACTACCAGTAGTACTAGTAACAGTAACAGTGGTGGCTCAGGTTATGACTGGCACCAAGCTGCATTAGCTAAAACTTTGCAGCAGACCTCATCATATGGACTTCTCCCAGAGCCTAGTCTTTTCAGCACAGTACAGCTTTACCGGCAAAACAATAAACTTTATGGGTCTGTGTTCACCGGTGCTAGCAAGTTCCGATGCAAAGACTGCAGTGCAGCCTATGACACACTGGTGGAACTAACAGTGCACATGAATGAAACTGGACATTACCGTGATGACAACAGAGATAAAGAAGCTGATAAGACCAAACGGTGGTCAAAACCTAGAAAACGATCACTTATGGAAATGGAAGGCAAAGAGGATGCCCAAAAAGTGCTGAAGTGCATGTACTGTGGGCATTCATTTGAGTCTTTGCAAGACCTCAGCGTCCACATgataaaaacaaagcattacCAGAAAGTGCCTCTGAAGGAGCCAGTACCAGCCATCACTAAATTGGTCCCTTCCACCAAAAAACGAGCACTTCAGGACTTAGCTTCACCTTGTTCACCGGAGCCGACAGGGATCGCTGCAGAAGCTTCACTGGGTGAGTCTGCAAAGGATCAGAAAACTGCCAACCCCTATGTGACTCCGAACAACCGCTATGGCTATCAAAATGGTGCTAGCTACACTTGGCAGTTTGAGGCACGCAAAGCCCAAATACTGAAATGCATGGAATGTGGCAGTTCCCATGACACTTTGCAGCAGCTGACTGCTCACATGATGGTCACTGGTCATTTTCTGAAGGTGACCAATTCTGCTTccaaaaaaggcaaacagctgGTATTGGACCCTGTGGTGGAGGAGAAGATCCAGTCTATACCTCTTCCACCCACCACCCACACAAGGCTACCAGCCtccaacattaaaaaacagcCTGATTCCCCAGTGGGCTCCACAAACTCggaggaaaagaaagacctagagaaggaaaaggtggtggtggtcagtgaaacagaaaagaagattaAAGAAGAGAATGAGGACTCTGCAGAGAAATTTGAGCCAACAACATTGTATCAGTACCTCAGAGAGGAGGACCTAGATGATAGTCCTAAAGGCGGAATAGACATACTGAAGTCCCTGGAAAACACAGTGACAACAGCTATCAGCAAAGCTCAGAATGGAGCCCCTTCCTGGGGAGGATATCCTAGTATCCATGCGGCTTACCAGCTCCCGGGAACAGTCAAACCCCTTCAGCCTGCGGTGCAGAGCGTTCAAATGCAGCCATCTTATGCGAGCAGTGTGAAATCACTGTCGTCAGAACACAACGCACTCATCCATTCCCCAGGCAATCTCACACCCCCACCTCACAAGAGCAATGTATCTGCTATGGAAGAACTAGTGGAGAAAGTTACAGGTAAAATCAAcgtgaagaaggaagaaaagcctttggagaaagagaagagttCTCCAGTCAAACCCATGTCACCTGCTGCTAAAGAAAACAAGGACTTCCCcaaaccagaagaaataaataacaaacagcagcagaagaagaGCTCTGAGACAGAAGTTCAGAAGGTCAAAAAGGATAGTCCAGCAGAAGCACATACGCCAAATGGTACAGAGCCACTTAAAACAAAGGTTGCAAATGGCTGTAATAATTTAGGAATCATCACAGATCATTCACCTGAGCCATCCTTCATTAATCCATTGAGTGCTTTACAGTCCATTATGAATACCCACTTAGGCAAAATTTCTAAGCCGGTAAGCCCCTCTCTGGACCCTTTGGCCATGCTGTACAAAATTAGCAACAGCATGTTGGACAAACCCATTTACCCAACCACTCCGGTCAAGCAGGCTGATGCTATTGACCGGTATTACTATGAGAACAGTGATCAACCTATTGATTTAACAAAGTCCAAAAACAAACCTCTTGTTTCCGGTGTGGCTGACTCTGCCTCATCCCCGCTGAGGGAGAGCGCCCTGCTGGATATTTCTGATATGGTGAAGAACCTCACAGGGCGTTTGACACCCAAGTCTTCAACTCCGTCTACCGTGTCAGAGAAGTCTGATGCTGATGGGAGCAGTTTTGAGGAAGCTTTGGATGAACTGTCACCAGTACACAAGAGGAAGGGCAGACAGTCCAACTGGAACCCTCAGCATCTTCTGATCCTTCAGGCCCAGTTTGCTTCCAGCTTGAGGGAGACCCCGGAAGGCAAATACATTATGTCGGACCTAGGTCCACAAGAGCGGGTACACATCTCTAAGTTTACTGGTCTTTCCATGACCACAATTAGCCACTGGCTGGCCAATGTGAAGTATCAGTTAAGGAGGACAGGTGGAActaaatttttaaagaacttggACACAGGacatcctgttttcttttgcaatgaTTGTGCCTCTCAGTTCAGGACTGCTTCTACATACATAAGTCACTTAGAGACACACCTAGGGTTTAGTTTGAAGGATCTGTCAAAGTTGCCGCTTAATCAGATTCAAGAACAGCAGAATGTTACAAAAGTCCTCGCAAACAAGACTTTGGGCTCACTTGGAATTGCCGAGGAGGACTTAGGCTCCACATTCCAGTGTAAGCTCTGTAACCGAACTTTTGCAAGCAAGCATGCAGTCAAACTGCACCTTAGTAAAACACATGGCAAGTCCCCAGAGGACCATCTGATCTATGTAACTGAGTTAGAAAAACAATAG